The Mycolicibacterium smegmatis genome has a window encoding:
- the pstB gene encoding phosphate ABC transporter ATP-binding protein PstB, producing MAKRLDLKDVNIYYGAFHAVADVSLAVQPRSVTAFIGPSGCGKSTVLRTLNRMHEVIPGARVEGSVLLDGEDIYGPGVDPVGVRKTIGMVFQRPNPFPTMSIRDNVVAGLKLQGVRNKKTLDEVAERSLRGANLWNEVKDRLDKPGGGLSGGQQQRLCIARAIAVQPDVLLMDEPCSALDPISTLAIEDLIATLKLDYTIVIVTHNMQQAARVSDQTAFFNLEATGKPGRLIEIDDTEKIFSNPRQKATEDYISGRFG from the coding sequence ATGGCCAAACGGCTCGATCTCAAAGACGTCAACATCTACTACGGCGCGTTCCATGCGGTGGCCGATGTGTCGCTCGCGGTCCAGCCGCGCAGCGTCACGGCGTTCATCGGCCCGTCGGGCTGCGGCAAGTCCACGGTGCTGCGCACGCTCAACCGCATGCACGAGGTCATCCCCGGTGCCCGTGTCGAGGGTTCGGTGCTGCTCGACGGCGAGGACATCTACGGTCCGGGTGTCGACCCGGTGGGTGTCCGCAAGACCATCGGCATGGTGTTCCAGCGCCCGAACCCGTTCCCCACCATGTCGATTCGTGACAACGTGGTGGCCGGTCTCAAGCTGCAGGGGGTGCGCAACAAGAAGACCCTCGACGAGGTCGCCGAGCGCTCACTGCGTGGCGCCAACCTGTGGAACGAGGTCAAGGACCGGCTCGACAAACCGGGCGGCGGCCTCTCCGGTGGTCAGCAGCAGCGCCTGTGCATCGCGCGTGCGATCGCGGTACAGCCCGATGTGCTGCTGATGGACGAACCGTGCTCGGCGCTCGACCCGATCTCGACGCTGGCGATCGAGGATCTGATCGCGACGCTCAAGCTCGACTACACGATCGTCATCGTCACGCACAACATGCAGCAGGCCGCACGCGTGAGCGATCAGACCGCGTTCTTCAACCTCGAGGCCACCGGAAAGCCGGGCCGGCTGATCGAGATCGACGACACCGAGAAGATCTTCTCCAATCCCCGCCAGAAGGCGACCGAGGATTACATCTCCGGCCGCTTCGGCTGA
- the pstA gene encoding phosphate ABC transporter permease PstA encodes MTTNAPSASTLEQPVKAPAFQGVSLRRKLTNHFATVLVTISVLIALVPLLWVLYSVISKGIHAVTSPVWFTHSQAGMTAFSPGGGVYHAIVGTVLQGLVCSLISIPVGVMVAVYLVEYAGNSRLGKITTFMVDILTGVPSIVAALFIYALWVATLGFQRSGFAVSLSLVLLMIPVIVRATEEMLRIVPMDLREASYALGVPKWKTIVRIVIPTALSGIVTGVMLALARVMGETAPLLVLVGYAQAMNFDIFSGFMGSLPGMMYDQISAGAGANPVPTDRLWGAALTLILLIAVLNVGARLVAKLFAPKKI; translated from the coding sequence ATGACCACCAACGCCCCGTCGGCCTCCACGCTCGAACAACCCGTCAAGGCGCCGGCGTTCCAGGGTGTGAGCCTGCGCCGCAAGCTCACCAACCACTTCGCCACGGTGCTCGTGACCATCTCGGTGCTGATCGCGCTCGTCCCGCTGCTGTGGGTGCTGTATTCGGTGATCAGCAAGGGCATCCACGCCGTCACGTCACCGGTGTGGTTCACCCATTCGCAGGCCGGTATGACGGCGTTCTCGCCCGGCGGCGGTGTGTACCACGCGATCGTCGGCACGGTCCTGCAGGGCCTGGTGTGTTCGCTGATCTCGATCCCCGTCGGTGTCATGGTCGCGGTGTATCTGGTCGAGTACGCGGGCAACTCGCGCCTGGGCAAGATCACCACGTTCATGGTGGACATCCTCACCGGTGTGCCGTCGATCGTCGCCGCGCTGTTCATCTACGCGCTGTGGGTCGCCACCCTGGGCTTCCAGCGGTCCGGGTTCGCGGTGTCACTTTCTTTGGTGCTGTTGATGATCCCGGTGATCGTGCGGGCCACCGAGGAGATGCTGCGCATCGTGCCGATGGACCTGCGTGAGGCCAGTTACGCGCTGGGCGTGCCGAAGTGGAAGACCATCGTGCGCATCGTGATCCCGACGGCGCTGTCCGGCATCGTCACCGGCGTGATGCTCGCGCTGGCCCGCGTGATGGGGGAGACCGCGCCTCTGCTGGTGCTCGTGGGCTACGCGCAGGCGATGAACTTCGACATTTTCAGCGGTTTCATGGGCTCGTTGCCCGGCATGATGTACGACCAGATCTCGGCGGGCGCCGGTGCCAATCCGGTGCCGACGGACCGGCTGTGGGGTGCGGCGCTCACGCTGATCCTGCTCATCGCCGTGCTCAACGTCGGTGCCCGTCTTGTCGCCAAACTCTTCGCCCCGAAGAAGATTTAG
- the phoU gene encoding phosphate signaling complex protein PhoU — MRIQYHEQLASLNDQLGAMCELAGTAMERATQSLLQADLVLAEQVISDHDKMTTLSAQAEETAFVLLALQAPVAGDLRTVVGAIQIIADVDRMGALALHVAKIARRRHPQHALPEEVNGYFAEMGRVAVELGHAAREVLITRDPEKAARIQEEDDAMDDLHGHLFTVLMDREWKHGVMAAVDVTLLSRFYERFADHAVEVARRVIFQVTGNYPDGDKVTTQQ; from the coding sequence ATGCGGATCCAGTACCACGAGCAGCTCGCGTCCCTGAACGACCAGCTGGGCGCGATGTGCGAGTTGGCGGGCACTGCGATGGAACGTGCCACCCAGTCGCTGCTGCAAGCCGATCTGGTGCTGGCCGAGCAGGTCATCAGTGACCACGACAAGATGACGACGCTCAGCGCGCAGGCCGAGGAGACAGCGTTCGTCCTGTTGGCCCTGCAGGCCCCGGTCGCAGGCGATCTGCGCACCGTGGTGGGCGCGATCCAGATCATCGCCGACGTCGATCGCATGGGCGCGCTCGCCCTGCACGTCGCCAAGATCGCCCGCAGGCGCCATCCGCAGCACGCGCTGCCCGAAGAGGTCAACGGCTACTTCGCCGAGATGGGCCGCGTCGCGGTGGAGCTCGGGCACGCCGCGCGCGAGGTGCTGATCACGCGGGATCCGGAGAAGGCCGCCCGGATCCAGGAGGAAGACGATGCGATGGACGATCTGCACGGTCACCTCTTCACCGTGCTGATGGACCGCGAGTGGAAGCACGGTGTGATGGCCGCGGTCGACGTGACGCTGCTCAGCCGGTTCTACGAGCGCTTCGCCGACCATGCGGTCGAGGTGGCCCGCCGGGTCATCTTCCAGGTCACGGGCAACTACCCCGACGGCGACAAGGTCACCACGCAGCAGTGA
- a CDS encoding winged helix-turn-helix transcriptional regulator yields MDLLLLTVDPHPESVLPSLSLLAHTVRTAPTEVSSLLETGSADVAIVDARTDLAAARGLCRLLGTTGTSVPVVAVINEGGLVAVNHEWGLDEILLPSTGPAEIEARLRLLVGRRGGNANQENVGKITLGELVIDEGTYTARLRGKPLDLTYKEFELLKYLAQHAGRVFTRAQLLQEVWGYDFFGGTRTVDVHVRRLRAKLGPEYEALIGTVRNVGYKAVRPSRGKPPAADASGEDVPDGPDEGFGDDVDVDGPLAGRLTSQ; encoded by the coding sequence TTGGATCTACTGCTACTGACCGTCGACCCGCATCCCGAGTCGGTGCTGCCCTCGTTGTCGCTGCTGGCCCACACGGTCCGGACAGCGCCGACAGAAGTGTCTTCCCTGTTGGAGACGGGTAGTGCCGACGTCGCGATCGTCGACGCTCGCACAGATCTGGCCGCCGCGCGCGGCCTTTGTCGCCTTTTGGGGACCACCGGCACGTCCGTCCCGGTGGTCGCAGTGATCAACGAAGGCGGCCTCGTCGCCGTCAACCACGAATGGGGTCTCGACGAGATCCTGCTGCCCAGCACCGGGCCCGCCGAGATCGAAGCACGGCTGCGATTGCTGGTCGGCCGCCGCGGCGGGAACGCCAATCAGGAAAATGTAGGCAAGATCACACTCGGTGAGCTCGTCATCGACGAGGGCACCTACACGGCCCGTTTGCGCGGCAAGCCGCTGGATCTCACCTACAAGGAATTCGAGCTCCTCAAGTACCTCGCGCAGCACGCCGGGCGTGTCTTCACGCGCGCCCAGCTTCTGCAGGAGGTGTGGGGTTACGACTTCTTCGGCGGCACCCGCACTGTCGACGTCCACGTCCGGCGGCTGCGCGCCAAGCTCGGTCCCGAGTACGAGGCGCTGATCGGCACGGTCCGCAACGTCGGCTACAAGGCCGTGCGCCCGTCGCGCGGCAAGCCGCCCGCGGCCGACGCATCCGGCGAGGACGTACCAGACGGTCCGGACGAGGGCTTCGGTGACGACGTAGATGTCGACGGCCCGTTGGCGGGGCGGTTGACCAGTCAGTGA
- a CDS encoding acyl-ACP desaturase: MSTDDYTDLQLLHELEPVVETLIDRHMRMCKDWNPHDYIPWSDGKNYYALGGQDWDPEQSKLSEVARTAMVQNLLTEDNLPSYHREIAMNMGMDGAWGQWVNRWTAEENRHGIALRDYLVVTRACDPVELEELRVEQVTRGFSPGQNQQGDLFAESLFDSVMYVSFQELATRVSHRNTGKACNDPVADQLLQRVSADENLHMIFYRDVSAAGLDIAPNQAMASLHRVLANFKMPGYTVPDFRRKAVVIAVGGVYDPRIHLDDVVMPVLRKWRIFEREDFTGEGARLRDDLGRLVEELEDACDKFEVAKERRLERERKMAEKREMKNLLVSSSSS, encoded by the coding sequence ATGTCGACCGACGATTACACCGACCTCCAGCTCCTGCATGAACTCGAGCCTGTCGTCGAGACCCTCATCGACCGCCACATGCGGATGTGCAAGGACTGGAACCCCCACGACTACATCCCGTGGTCCGACGGCAAGAACTATTACGCACTCGGCGGCCAGGACTGGGATCCGGAGCAGTCGAAACTGTCCGAGGTCGCACGGACCGCCATGGTGCAGAACCTGCTCACCGAGGACAACCTGCCCTCCTACCACCGCGAGATCGCGATGAACATGGGCATGGACGGCGCCTGGGGCCAGTGGGTCAACCGCTGGACCGCCGAGGAGAACCGCCACGGCATCGCGCTGCGCGACTACCTGGTCGTCACGCGTGCGTGCGATCCGGTTGAGCTCGAAGAGCTGCGCGTCGAGCAGGTCACCCGCGGCTTCTCGCCCGGCCAGAACCAGCAGGGCGACCTGTTTGCCGAGAGCCTGTTCGACTCGGTCATGTACGTGTCGTTCCAGGAGCTCGCGACCCGCGTGTCGCACCGCAACACCGGTAAGGCCTGCAACGATCCGGTCGCCGACCAGCTGCTGCAGCGCGTCTCGGCCGACGAGAACCTGCACATGATCTTCTACCGCGATGTGTCGGCAGCCGGCCTCGACATCGCGCCGAACCAGGCCATGGCGTCGCTGCACCGCGTGCTCGCGAACTTCAAGATGCCCGGCTACACGGTGCCCGACTTCCGCCGCAAGGCCGTCGTCATCGCCGTCGGCGGCGTGTACGACCCGCGCATCCACCTCGACGACGTCGTGATGCCGGTGCTCCGCAAGTGGCGGATCTTCGAGCGCGAGGACTTCACCGGTGAGGGCGCGCGCCTGCGTGACGACCTCGGCCGGCTCGTCGAAGAGCTCGAGGACGCCTGCGACAAGTTCGAGGTCGCCAAGGAGCGCCGCCTCGAGCGCGAGCGCAAGATGGCCGAGAAGCGGGAAATGAAGAACCTGCTCGTCTCGTCTTCTTCTTCGTGA
- the dusB gene encoding tRNA dihydrouridine synthase DusB translates to MQIGSIALHSPVVLAPMAGVTNVAFRTLCRELEIARAGTVSGLYVCEMVTARALVERHPVTMHMTTFAPEESPRSLQLYTVDPENTYKAAKMIVEENLADHIDMNFGCPVPKVTKRGGGAALPYKRRLFGQIVAAAVRATEGTDIPVTVKFRIGIDDEHHTHLDAGRIAAEEGAAAVALHARTAAQRYSGTADWEQIAALKAHVTDIPVLGNGDIFEADDALAMMDATGCDGVVIGRGCLGRPWLFAELSAAFNNRPIPTPPTLGEVADIVRRHGELLSLHFGEDKGMRDIRKHVAWYLHGFPAGADLRRALALVKTRRELDELLDQLDRDAPFPPAATGPRGRQGSASSVHLPEGWLDDPDDCAVPVGADVMHSGG, encoded by the coding sequence CTGCAGATCGGGTCGATCGCATTGCACAGCCCCGTCGTCCTCGCGCCCATGGCGGGCGTGACCAACGTGGCGTTCCGCACGTTGTGCCGGGAACTGGAGATCGCCCGCGCGGGCACCGTGAGCGGTCTGTACGTGTGCGAGATGGTGACCGCCCGCGCACTCGTCGAGCGCCACCCCGTGACGATGCACATGACAACGTTCGCGCCCGAGGAGTCGCCGCGGTCGCTGCAGCTGTACACCGTGGACCCGGAGAACACCTACAAGGCCGCCAAGATGATCGTCGAGGAGAACCTCGCCGACCACATCGACATGAACTTCGGCTGCCCGGTGCCCAAGGTGACCAAGCGCGGCGGCGGCGCGGCCCTGCCGTACAAGCGGCGCCTGTTCGGTCAGATCGTCGCGGCCGCGGTCCGCGCGACCGAGGGCACCGACATCCCGGTGACGGTCAAGTTCCGCATCGGCATCGACGACGAGCACCACACGCATCTCGACGCCGGGCGCATCGCGGCCGAGGAAGGCGCGGCCGCGGTCGCGCTGCATGCCCGCACAGCCGCACAGCGCTACTCCGGAACCGCCGACTGGGAGCAGATCGCTGCCCTCAAGGCACACGTGACCGACATCCCGGTCCTGGGCAACGGAGACATCTTCGAAGCCGACGACGCGCTGGCCATGATGGACGCGACCGGATGCGACGGCGTGGTGATCGGGCGCGGGTGCCTCGGCCGCCCCTGGCTGTTCGCGGAACTGTCCGCGGCGTTCAACAACCGGCCCATCCCGACCCCACCCACCCTGGGCGAGGTCGCCGACATCGTGCGCCGCCACGGCGAACTGCTCAGCCTGCACTTCGGCGAGGACAAGGGCATGCGCGACATCCGCAAACACGTCGCGTGGTACCTGCACGGGTTTCCCGCGGGTGCCGACCTGCGCCGCGCGCTGGCACTGGTGAAGACGCGCCGCGAGCTCGACGAGCTGCTCGACCAGCTCGACCGTGACGCCCCGTTCCCGCCCGCGGCCACCGGTCCGCGCGGCAGGCAGGGCTCGGCGTCTTCGGTCCACCTGCCCGAGGGCTGGCTCGACGACCCCGACGACTGCGCGGTGCCCGTCGGCGCCGATGTCATGCACTCGGGCGGCTGA
- the pstC gene encoding phosphate ABC transporter permease subunit PstC has product MTDRFPDGITVTTPNPADSGSGETLASPFPEPEPISTNPSRRAKIRPADRIFQWLAEGSGLLIVALIAAIGMFLLMRAVPALARNQENFFLYGGNWVTTDTSAMHFGIFDLLQVTVFVSIFALVLAMPVALGIAIYLTQYAPRRLAGPLAYMVDLLAAVPSIVYGVWGLYVLAPAIKPVAVWLNENLGWFFLFSTGNASVAGGGTIFTAGIVLAVMILPIITAVTREVFLQTPRGQIEAALALGATRWEVVRTTVLPFGLSGYISGAMLGLGRALGETIALLIILRGTQTAFGWSLFDGGYTFASKIAATASEFNDQYKAGAYIAAGLVLFVLTFIVNSLARAVVGGKGRE; this is encoded by the coding sequence ATGACCGACAGGTTCCCCGACGGGATAACAGTGACAACACCGAATCCAGCTGACTCAGGGTCGGGGGAGACGCTCGCGTCCCCCTTCCCTGAGCCGGAACCCATCTCCACCAACCCCTCCCGCCGGGCCAAGATCCGCCCGGCGGACCGGATCTTCCAGTGGCTCGCCGAGGGGTCGGGCCTCTTGATCGTCGCGCTCATCGCGGCGATCGGGATGTTCCTGCTGATGCGCGCGGTGCCGGCACTGGCCCGCAACCAGGAGAACTTCTTCCTCTACGGCGGCAACTGGGTCACCACCGACACCTCGGCGATGCATTTCGGCATCTTCGACCTGCTGCAGGTCACGGTGTTCGTCTCGATCTTCGCGCTCGTCCTGGCGATGCCGGTCGCCCTGGGCATCGCGATCTATCTGACGCAGTACGCCCCGCGCCGGCTGGCCGGTCCGCTGGCCTACATGGTCGATCTGCTGGCCGCCGTACCGTCGATCGTCTACGGCGTGTGGGGTCTCTACGTGCTGGCCCCGGCGATCAAACCGGTTGCGGTGTGGCTCAACGAAAACCTGGGCTGGTTCTTCCTGTTCTCCACCGGCAACGCGTCGGTCGCAGGCGGCGGAACCATATTCACCGCGGGCATCGTGCTCGCGGTGATGATCCTGCCGATCATCACCGCGGTCACGCGCGAGGTGTTCCTGCAGACCCCTCGCGGCCAGATCGAGGCCGCGCTCGCGCTCGGCGCCACACGCTGGGAGGTCGTGCGCACCACGGTGTTGCCGTTCGGTCTGTCCGGCTACATCAGCGGTGCCATGCTCGGTCTCGGCCGTGCGCTCGGTGAGACCATCGCGCTGCTGATCATCCTGCGTGGCACCCAGACCGCGTTCGGCTGGTCGCTGTTCGACGGCGGCTACACGTTCGCCAGCAAGATCGCCGCGACGGCAAGCGAATTCAACGACCAGTACAAGGCAGGCGCGTACATCGCCGCCGGTCTTGTGCTGTTCGTCCTCACGTTCATCGTGAACTCGCTGGCGCGGGCCGTGGTCGGCGGGAAGGGACGCGAATGA
- a CDS encoding MarR family winged helix-turn-helix transcriptional regulator, whose product MKTKSGLVEDITALMDAVADRFDGDEDTDAEHDFVASHCPAGLEAAVRSLPKLSMHLLDTIAAGPVSIVGLAAKSGQLKGTVSKHVQRLVEAGLVVRTPVPGNRKEIELRLTADGERVAAAHRELHEEMNRGWRDFLMRYSANELQVLTKVLRDLASAQKVGVRVVAADQP is encoded by the coding sequence GTGAAAACCAAGAGCGGGCTGGTCGAGGACATCACTGCGCTCATGGACGCGGTGGCCGACCGATTCGACGGCGACGAGGACACCGACGCCGAACACGATTTCGTCGCCTCACACTGCCCGGCGGGGCTCGAGGCCGCCGTGCGGTCACTGCCGAAGCTGTCGATGCACCTGCTCGACACGATCGCGGCCGGACCGGTCAGCATCGTCGGGCTCGCCGCGAAGTCCGGGCAGCTCAAAGGCACGGTGTCCAAACACGTTCAGCGCCTGGTGGAGGCCGGCCTGGTGGTGCGCACGCCGGTTCCGGGCAACCGCAAGGAAATCGAATTGCGGCTGACCGCCGACGGCGAGCGGGTGGCCGCGGCCCACCGGGAACTGCACGAGGAGATGAACCGGGGCTGGCGCGACTTCCTGATGCGCTACAGCGCGAACGAACTGCAGGTGCTCACCAAGGTTCTGCGCGATCTCGCGAGCGCACAGAAGGTGGGGGTGCGGGTGGTGGCGGCCGATCAGCCGTAG
- the pstS gene encoding phosphate ABC transporter substrate-binding protein PstS yields the protein MKLNSMGRKVGRPVGIAAAAIAALTLSACGSDNNAPATGTSGAAPSGSAASAECGGKNSLTAEGSTAQQNAIAEFNKAWGQVCGGKNLSYNPTGSGAGREQFIAKQVDIAGSDSALSGDQVAAAAERCGGNPAWNLPLVFGPVAMAYNLEGVDKLVLNGDLLAKIFQGQITKWNDPAIAGLNEGASLPDAAITPIYRSDSSGTTDNFQKYLTAAAPQSWTKGDGSEFNGGAGEGAQKSSGVVQAVQATPGSIGYVEKGFAEQAGLPFAQIDSGAGAVELTDESAAKAIDAAKFAAEGNDLALDLNSLYGTKEAGAYPLVLATYEIVCSKGYDADTAAAVKSFLTVAANEGQANLSAAGYVPLPNAFKERLLTSIDAIS from the coding sequence GTGAAGCTCAACAGCATGGGCCGGAAGGTTGGCAGGCCGGTTGGTATCGCCGCGGCGGCCATCGCGGCGCTCACGCTCAGCGCGTGCGGCAGCGACAACAACGCTCCGGCCACCGGCACCTCCGGCGCGGCCCCCTCCGGCAGCGCCGCCTCGGCCGAGTGCGGTGGCAAGAACTCGCTGACGGCCGAGGGGTCGACCGCGCAACAGAACGCGATCGCCGAGTTCAACAAGGCGTGGGGCCAGGTGTGCGGGGGCAAGAACCTCTCCTACAACCCCACCGGATCCGGCGCGGGCCGCGAGCAGTTCATCGCCAAGCAGGTCGACATCGCGGGTTCTGACTCCGCGCTCAGCGGTGATCAGGTGGCGGCCGCGGCCGAACGCTGCGGTGGCAATCCGGCCTGGAACCTGCCGCTGGTGTTCGGTCCGGTGGCGATGGCGTACAACCTCGAGGGCGTCGACAAGCTGGTACTCAACGGCGACCTGCTGGCCAAGATCTTCCAAGGCCAGATCACCAAGTGGAACGATCCGGCGATCGCGGGGCTCAACGAGGGCGCCTCGCTGCCCGACGCCGCGATCACACCCATCTACCGCTCGGATTCCTCCGGCACCACCGACAACTTCCAGAAGTACCTCACTGCCGCCGCGCCGCAGTCGTGGACCAAGGGTGACGGCAGCGAGTTCAACGGCGGCGCAGGCGAGGGCGCCCAGAAGTCGTCGGGCGTGGTGCAGGCCGTGCAGGCGACGCCGGGTTCGATCGGCTACGTCGAGAAGGGCTTCGCCGAGCAGGCGGGCCTGCCCTTCGCGCAGATCGACAGCGGTGCCGGTGCGGTCGAGCTGACCGACGAGTCGGCCGCAAAGGCCATCGACGCCGCGAAGTTCGCGGCCGAGGGCAACGACCTTGCACTCGACCTGAACTCGCTGTACGGCACGAAGGAGGCCGGCGCGTACCCGCTGGTGCTCGCCACCTACGAGATCGTGTGCTCCAAGGGTTATGACGCCGACACCGCGGCCGCGGTGAAGTCGTTCCTGACCGTCGCCGCCAACGAGGGGCAGGCCAACCTCTCGGCCGCCGGCTATGTGCCGCTGCCCAACGCCTTCAAAGAGCGTTTGCTCACTTCCATCGATGCGATCAGCTAG
- a CDS encoding quinone oxidoreductase family protein has protein sequence MKAAVVRAWGQSPVYTDLPDPKPGEGTEIAEVEASALTNLTKGIASGKHYAAKDIELPVVPGFDGVARLADGRRVYTMSIGSHGLMAERTLVDPGRAVEIPEHVDSVTAAALPNPGTSAWITLSYAAAVKPGDHVLVLGATGVTGSTAVQLAGSMFGAESVVAVGRNAERLQWLRSAGAQTVIRLGDDDLAARVAELHAARPFDAVLDYLWGEPAEQVLGALAAASPAGRFHAIRYVQVGSMAGTALTLDAAVLRSIGITISGVGIGGVPDDVWRQARTEALPKLLSMVDAGELLLHTRQRRLADIETVWSEKSPSGTRIVVTP, from the coding sequence ATGAAAGCCGCCGTCGTGAGAGCCTGGGGCCAGTCGCCCGTGTACACCGACCTGCCCGACCCGAAACCGGGCGAAGGCACCGAGATCGCCGAGGTCGAGGCCAGCGCGCTCACCAACCTCACCAAGGGGATCGCCTCGGGAAAGCACTACGCCGCCAAGGACATCGAGCTTCCCGTCGTCCCCGGGTTCGACGGCGTGGCGCGACTGGCCGACGGCAGGCGGGTGTACACCATGAGCATCGGATCGCACGGGTTGATGGCCGAGCGCACCCTGGTCGACCCCGGGCGGGCCGTCGAGATCCCCGAACACGTCGACTCCGTGACCGCGGCCGCCCTGCCGAACCCGGGCACGTCGGCGTGGATCACCCTGTCGTACGCCGCAGCGGTCAAGCCCGGTGACCACGTCCTGGTGCTCGGCGCCACCGGCGTGACCGGATCGACGGCCGTGCAGTTGGCCGGCTCGATGTTCGGCGCGGAATCCGTCGTCGCGGTGGGCCGCAACGCCGAGCGGTTGCAGTGGCTGCGGTCGGCCGGGGCGCAGACCGTGATCCGGCTCGGTGACGACGATCTCGCTGCCCGTGTCGCCGAACTGCACGCCGCACGTCCGTTCGACGCGGTCCTGGACTATCTCTGGGGCGAACCGGCCGAACAGGTGCTCGGCGCGCTCGCGGCAGCTTCCCCGGCGGGCCGATTCCACGCCATCCGGTACGTGCAGGTCGGGTCCATGGCGGGCACCGCCCTCACCCTGGACGCCGCGGTGCTGCGATCGATCGGGATCACCATCAGCGGTGTGGGGATCGGCGGTGTGCCCGACGACGTGTGGCGCCAGGCCCGGACCGAGGCCCTACCGAAACTGCTGTCCATGGTGGATGCCGGCGAGCTCCTGTTGCACACGCGGCAACGTCGGCTGGCCGACATCGAGACCGTCTGGTCGGAGAAGTCGCCGTCGGGAACGCGCATCGTGGTGACGCCGTGA
- the mshD gene encoding mycothiol synthase — translation MTSTEWRTGLTGAQQAEIRALIDAATTHDGVAPVGDQVLRELGRDRTRHLLTTDDDRVVGYLNLAPAEGDDPAMAELVVHPQARRRGIGAAMARTALAEGGPGARIWAHGNIAAAQAMASSLRLVVVRELLQMRRPLTDLPPVPDTPGVRIATYAGPGDDAEILRVNNAAFSWHPEQGGWTEHEIDERRNEGWFDPEGLFQAFDEQTGSLLGFHWTKIHDASLGEVYVVGVDPQAQGRGLGYTLTLIGLHHLAEKLTGPEPTVLLYVEADNSAAVNTYRKLGFEVFSVDAAYAAN, via the coding sequence GTGACCTCCACCGAGTGGCGCACCGGGCTCACGGGTGCCCAGCAGGCAGAGATTCGCGCGCTGATCGACGCGGCCACCACGCACGACGGTGTCGCGCCGGTCGGTGACCAAGTGCTGCGGGAACTGGGACGCGACCGCACCCGGCACCTGCTGACCACCGACGACGACCGCGTGGTCGGATACCTCAACCTCGCGCCTGCCGAGGGGGACGATCCGGCGATGGCCGAACTCGTCGTGCATCCGCAGGCCCGCCGGCGCGGTATCGGTGCGGCCATGGCGCGCACCGCGCTGGCAGAGGGCGGGCCGGGCGCCCGTATCTGGGCGCACGGCAACATCGCCGCCGCCCAGGCGATGGCGTCATCGCTTCGCCTGGTGGTGGTGCGTGAGCTGCTGCAGATGCGCCGCCCCCTGACCGATCTGCCGCCGGTGCCGGACACCCCCGGCGTGCGCATCGCGACCTACGCCGGCCCCGGCGACGACGCCGAGATCCTGCGGGTCAACAACGCCGCGTTCTCGTGGCACCCCGAGCAGGGCGGCTGGACCGAACACGAGATCGACGAGCGCCGCAACGAGGGGTGGTTCGACCCCGAGGGCCTCTTCCAGGCGTTCGACGAGCAGACCGGCTCGCTCCTCGGATTCCACTGGACCAAGATCCACGACGCGTCCCTCGGCGAGGTCTACGTCGTCGGCGTCGACCCGCAGGCGCAGGGGCGTGGCCTCGGTTACACCCTCACCCTCATCGGCCTGCACCATCTGGCGGAAAAGCTCACGGGGCCCGAGCCCACGGTGCTGCTGTACGTCGAGGCAGACAACTCGGCGGCCGTGAACACCTACCGGAAGTTGGGTTTCGAGGTGTTCAGCGTCGACGCGGCGTACGCCGCGAATTGA